One genomic region from Polyangium spumosum encodes:
- a CDS encoding vWA domain-containing protein, with translation MRCSTKLHRLIFASLTLTCVAAAWGGCATGNNGETTGNPSSSSSGEGGAGGSGAGGAGGFDIDGGVGGGGDGGACATTNAEARRIPLDIIFLIDQSGSMSGGKWNGTKSALNTFFNDPASIGIGAGMVYFPTQEPYDCNPTHYALLDVPIGLLPQNAFSLTNSMPFDATGIGTPTWGALKGVLSAATAHQEANPTHKVVVVLATDGEPLGCEPKTVDDIAAIAESARNYNGVRTYVIGVAGSQIATLNKIAVGGGTNKAYDITQDISEFAAKMAEIRQEALGCDFEIPEAPNGMEIEPNEVNFTYMPKGVGTPKIIPRADDLGDCSDLPGWYYDNNVDPTKIILCPTSCTTVQGDLNAKVDVLFGCNSVLN, from the coding sequence ATGCGTTGCAGTACGAAGCTTCATAGGCTTATCTTTGCGTCGCTCACCCTGACCTGCGTCGCCGCCGCGTGGGGAGGGTGCGCCACGGGGAACAACGGGGAGACGACGGGCAACCCCAGCAGTAGCTCCTCCGGCGAGGGCGGCGCCGGCGGGAGCGGCGCGGGTGGCGCCGGGGGATTCGACATCGACGGGGGTGTCGGCGGCGGCGGGGACGGCGGCGCCTGCGCCACGACGAACGCGGAGGCCCGCCGCATCCCGCTCGACATCATCTTCCTCATCGACCAGTCGGGCAGCATGTCGGGCGGGAAGTGGAACGGGACCAAATCGGCCCTGAACACGTTCTTCAACGATCCGGCTTCGATTGGCATCGGCGCCGGCATGGTCTATTTCCCGACCCAGGAGCCGTACGACTGCAACCCCACGCATTACGCGCTCCTCGACGTGCCCATCGGCCTGCTGCCGCAGAATGCGTTTTCCTTGACGAACTCCATGCCCTTCGACGCCACGGGCATCGGCACGCCGACCTGGGGCGCGCTGAAGGGGGTGCTCTCGGCGGCGACCGCTCACCAGGAGGCGAACCCGACGCACAAGGTCGTCGTCGTCCTCGCCACCGACGGCGAGCCCCTCGGCTGCGAGCCGAAGACGGTGGACGACATCGCGGCGATCGCCGAGAGCGCGCGCAACTACAACGGCGTGCGCACCTATGTCATCGGCGTGGCCGGCTCGCAGATCGCGACCCTCAACAAGATCGCGGTGGGCGGCGGGACGAACAAGGCCTACGACATCACGCAGGACATCAGCGAGTTCGCCGCGAAGATGGCCGAGATCCGCCAGGAGGCGCTCGGTTGTGATTTCGAGATCCCGGAGGCGCCGAACGGCATGGAGATCGAGCCGAACGAGGTGAACTTCACGTACATGCCGAAGGGCGTGGGCACGCCGAAGATCATCCCCCGCGCCGACGATCTCGGCGACTGCAGCGATCTGCCTGGCTGGTACTACGACAACAACGTGGATCCGACGAAGATCATCCTCTGCCCCACGTCTTGCACCACGGTGCAGGGTGACCTCAACGCGAAGGTCGACGTGCTCTTCGGCTGCAACTCGGTCCTCAATTGA
- a CDS encoding phosphotransferase family protein — MDAPHAVLEVLAARGLDVRKCRVRVMRSYRYRPIFHYSLTCFDEATGALVRKVVIGKRYAGEGGAAMFEVLRELWQNGFGGDPRLTIPEPIAYVPALGLLLQDLARGKDLHHHIDHPARSLRHVRRAARWLAKLHGMPASRAPLLRLSDEAESAARHGRALGELFPAFARRVEAIAGRVVASMTTLGARPSVPTHGDFQPKNIHVSGDRITVFDFDRFALGHPARDLGQFIAQCLTMSYTRAGTFREVEPWNAAFLEEYRRHAPPEATSALSTFVPRSFLEILHHKLFVFPVADPSFLPAWLDACEQWEDLG; from the coding sequence ATGGACGCCCCGCACGCCGTGCTGGAAGTGCTCGCAGCCCGTGGTCTGGACGTGCGGAAATGCCGCGTCCGCGTGATGAGGTCCTATCGATATCGCCCCATTTTCCATTACTCGCTCACCTGCTTCGACGAGGCCACGGGCGCCCTCGTCCGGAAGGTCGTCATCGGCAAGCGTTACGCCGGCGAGGGCGGGGCCGCGATGTTCGAGGTCCTGCGTGAGCTCTGGCAGAATGGATTCGGCGGCGACCCCCGCCTCACCATTCCAGAGCCGATCGCCTACGTACCCGCGCTCGGGCTTCTTCTCCAGGACCTCGCCCGAGGAAAGGATCTCCACCACCACATCGATCATCCAGCGCGCTCGCTCCGACACGTACGCCGGGCGGCGCGGTGGCTCGCGAAGCTCCACGGCATGCCCGCTTCGCGCGCCCCGCTCTTGCGCCTCTCGGACGAAGCCGAGAGCGCCGCCCGGCACGGCCGCGCGCTGGGCGAGCTCTTCCCCGCGTTCGCCCGCCGCGTCGAGGCGATCGCCGGGCGCGTGGTCGCCTCGATGACGACGCTCGGCGCGCGCCCCTCCGTGCCCACCCACGGGGATTTCCAGCCGAAGAACATCCACGTCTCGGGCGACCGGATCACCGTCTTCGACTTCGATCGTTTCGCCCTCGGGCACCCCGCGCGAGACCTGGGTCAATTCATCGCGCAATGCCTGACCATGTCCTACACGCGCGCCGGGACGTTCCGCGAGGTCGAGCCATGGAACGCGGCCTTCCTGGAGGAGTACCGGCGTCACGCCCCGCCGGAGGCGACGTCGGCGCTCTCGACCTTCGTGCCGCGCTCGTTCCTGGAGATCCTGCATCACAAGCTCTTCGTGTTTCCCGTGGCCGATCCTTCCTTCCTGCCGGCTTGGCTCGACGCGTGCGAGCAGTGGGAGGACCTCGGCTGA
- a CDS encoding S8 family serine peptidase: MRHRLGRVIIGVLFSFGLLACGEGADEGAEEDVGTAPAALSPDGRYIVKFKNYSKRSEVLAAAGGGQVELELPDHDALAVTLPEPAVQAIAKNPNVEYIEVDPRRELSTQWPPYGIDLVQASDVDPTELSAASTKVCIIDSGLYTGHADLQGIPVSGYNGNLPWNVDGCGHGTHVAGTIAAAANTRGVVGVAPRNVSLYIVRVFGDNCSWAYASSLVNALDRCRSAGAKVVNMSLGGSGSSFFESFAFQSAYNAGVLSIAAAGNAGNTSTLYPAGYSSVVSVAAVDANKALASFSQRNADVEIAAPGVGVLSTVPWATPRISVGSNVDDGGLITGAAITKATGALVDGGLCDSMNAAWANKIVLCKRGTVTAATKVAKVQSAGGRGVIVYNTVSGWFWDSLGAGVTSTIPAITLRGDDGKDLLAKWLGATAELSTTRDKPGSGYEWWNGTSMATPHVAGAAALLWSQRSTATNTQIRNALNAKAMDLGAAGRDASFGHGLLQVKDALGYLLGGSVADVDDSAALCKAVGESCADDAECCSGACQNGKLVCK, from the coding sequence ATGAGACACAGGCTTGGACGTGTAATCATTGGCGTGCTCTTTTCGTTTGGCCTCTTGGCTTGCGGAGAAGGCGCGGACGAGGGCGCGGAGGAGGACGTGGGGACCGCCCCGGCCGCCCTCTCCCCGGATGGCCGGTACATCGTAAAGTTCAAAAATTATTCCAAGCGAAGCGAGGTGCTCGCGGCGGCCGGAGGCGGCCAGGTCGAGCTCGAGCTGCCCGACCACGACGCCCTCGCCGTCACGCTGCCCGAGCCGGCCGTTCAAGCCATCGCCAAGAACCCGAACGTCGAGTACATCGAGGTCGACCCGCGACGCGAGCTCTCCACGCAATGGCCGCCGTACGGCATCGATCTGGTGCAGGCGTCGGACGTGGACCCCACGGAGCTGAGCGCCGCTAGCACGAAGGTCTGCATCATCGATTCGGGCCTCTACACCGGGCACGCCGATCTCCAGGGCATCCCCGTCAGCGGGTACAATGGCAACCTACCCTGGAACGTGGACGGCTGCGGCCACGGCACGCACGTCGCCGGCACCATCGCCGCGGCGGCCAACACGCGGGGCGTCGTCGGCGTCGCCCCGAGAAACGTATCCCTATATATCGTGCGCGTCTTCGGCGACAATTGCTCCTGGGCATACGCTTCGTCCCTCGTGAACGCGCTCGACAGGTGCAGGAGTGCGGGCGCGAAGGTCGTCAACATGAGCCTCGGCGGCTCGGGATCGAGCTTCTTCGAGAGCTTCGCTTTCCAGAGCGCCTACAACGCCGGCGTCCTCTCGATCGCGGCCGCGGGCAACGCCGGCAACACGTCGACGTTGTATCCGGCCGGATATTCGTCGGTCGTGTCGGTGGCGGCCGTCGACGCGAACAAGGCGCTCGCCAGCTTCTCGCAGCGTAATGCCGACGTCGAGATCGCCGCGCCGGGCGTCGGGGTGCTCTCGACCGTCCCCTGGGCGACGCCGCGCATCAGCGTGGGCTCGAACGTGGATGACGGCGGGCTCATCACGGGTGCGGCGATCACGAAGGCCACCGGCGCGCTCGTCGACGGCGGCCTGTGCGATTCCATGAACGCCGCGTGGGCGAACAAGATCGTGCTTTGCAAGCGTGGCACGGTCACCGCCGCGACCAAGGTCGCGAAGGTGCAGAGCGCCGGCGGCAGGGGCGTGATCGTCTACAACACCGTCTCCGGCTGGTTCTGGGACTCGCTCGGCGCGGGCGTGACGAGCACGATCCCGGCGATCACCCTGCGAGGGGACGACGGCAAGGACCTCCTCGCGAAGTGGCTCGGCGCGACCGCCGAGCTGAGTACGACCCGGGACAAGCCGGGCTCGGGATACGAGTGGTGGAATGGCACGTCGATGGCGACGCCGCACGTCGCGGGCGCCGCCGCGCTCCTCTGGAGCCAGAGGTCGACGGCGACGAACACCCAGATCCGCAATGCGCTCAACGCGAAGGCGATGGACCTCGGCGCGGCCGGCCGCGACGCTTCGTTTGGTCATGGCCTCCTGCAGGTCAAGGACGCGCTCGGCTACCTCCTCGGCGGCAGCGTGGCGGACGTCGACGACAGCGCCGCTCTCTGCAAGGCGGTCGGCGAGAGCTGCGCGGACGACGCGGAGTGCTGTTCGGGCGCCTGCCAGAATGGCAAGCTGGTCTGCAAGTGA
- a CDS encoding phosphotransferase: protein MQGSKKQPALAIVQHGHQYLITDGYDNREGLSEVLEGFATVFALHLKYEVPLNLHLSGTLIEAIAWHAPSFFGWIHALRRAGLLELLGSTYAQNIMPLFSDEHNLRQIDEALSLYRRHLGVEPEAIKGFWVPERVWHTEKLARVLRSDSLLNGGYAYVLLDDRLAYPLDGPYAFSARQRFDARTPPTGRAHEAPPGGDLPSLLPYRLENGEGLCVVPISAVLRYAVPPRHARQWEDAREVLRRVAAAPAGAIAVYGDDLEKAAAVGPWTNGRWTRAKVDPYEKWLAWIGAGAEVRPVLLASFLREHPASPPRRVDPGTYFELAHGMRAGEDYAGFWLGSSWRPHRELLLEAEALLRRARAPRSGLWELAWKQLMASSCETAWHDVGQDGECRPAPWARAICAHAKSVFVIAAAAEWQRQRDGRAHVERLDVDHDGADEVILKNDHLYAVLAPDHGGRLVYLFDLTAEGGRLVVGNPADDWNWQEEQNRYMEIPSNHPGAFADAGHEKDPYRVLAAFTREGGVEVQLVHHEPESPLAGALKVFRLAADARRIDVSYVLPRAPERFGVGVALSPDYLSLLHEGGRALRPMKRNATRGWRNRTASVWVHIPPGEPVMWDRPERPACGHGMLLRATAYGRSFGLSLGVGAMPSRRDAARARREPRRIEAIGEALMAYDLGLWESVRPLPGAKNDHYEITTNRGRYVLRRSRPTKTLEALRFEHELMSFLRSRGLPVPAIVPPAAGGTWVVVEDHLYRVTAFVHGAPYRSGELRKLQAVARALGAYHQHAAAFRPSAPCPGEPSLEEGLRERIARGPARRADAPARLSALHSRALAQAEATLVSLAPLYSTLPRQLIHGGCRRDSFVFSGDDPCGLLDFDSARFEARALDLAVAIHDFARMECAAALDLAVVAAFVEAYQAVEPLSPVELHALPLLLKARRLKRLLGRCARLSGCDAPTQKDMAEAEQEAARIQWLESHEAEVYAALASLKADRRGASRAARASRWRR, encoded by the coding sequence ATGCAGGGATCGAAGAAGCAGCCGGCGCTGGCCATCGTGCAGCATGGACACCAGTACCTGATCACCGACGGGTACGACAATCGCGAGGGCCTCTCGGAGGTGCTCGAGGGCTTCGCGACGGTCTTCGCGTTGCACCTGAAATACGAGGTCCCGCTCAACCTCCACCTGAGCGGGACGCTGATCGAGGCGATCGCCTGGCACGCGCCGTCGTTCTTCGGCTGGATCCACGCGCTCCGTCGCGCCGGCCTGCTCGAGCTCCTCGGCAGCACCTACGCGCAGAACATCATGCCGTTGTTCTCCGACGAGCACAACCTCCGCCAGATCGACGAGGCGCTCTCGCTCTATCGACGCCACCTCGGCGTGGAGCCCGAGGCGATCAAGGGTTTCTGGGTCCCGGAGCGGGTCTGGCATACCGAGAAGCTCGCGCGCGTGCTCCGCAGCGACTCGCTCCTCAATGGGGGCTACGCGTACGTGCTGCTCGACGATCGGCTGGCGTATCCGCTCGACGGCCCCTACGCCTTCAGCGCGCGTCAGCGCTTCGACGCGCGCACGCCCCCCACCGGACGCGCGCACGAGGCGCCCCCGGGGGGCGACCTCCCCTCGCTCCTGCCTTACCGCCTCGAGAATGGCGAGGGGCTCTGCGTCGTGCCGATCTCGGCCGTCCTGCGTTATGCCGTCCCGCCGCGACATGCTCGGCAATGGGAGGACGCGCGGGAGGTTTTGCGTCGCGTCGCCGCGGCCCCCGCGGGGGCGATCGCGGTCTACGGCGACGACCTGGAGAAGGCGGCCGCGGTGGGGCCGTGGACGAACGGTCGCTGGACACGCGCCAAGGTCGATCCTTATGAGAAATGGCTCGCCTGGATCGGGGCAGGGGCCGAGGTGAGGCCGGTCCTCCTCGCGTCGTTTTTGCGTGAGCACCCTGCGAGCCCTCCGCGTCGTGTCGACCCGGGCACGTATTTCGAACTCGCCCACGGGATGCGCGCGGGGGAAGATTATGCCGGCTTCTGGCTGGGCTCGTCGTGGCGGCCTCACCGCGAGCTCCTGCTCGAGGCCGAGGCCTTGCTCCGGCGCGCCCGCGCCCCCCGCTCGGGCCTCTGGGAGCTCGCGTGGAAGCAGCTCATGGCCTCGAGCTGCGAGACCGCCTGGCACGACGTCGGGCAGGACGGCGAATGCCGCCCGGCGCCGTGGGCGCGGGCGATCTGCGCGCATGCAAAGAGCGTCTTCGTGATCGCCGCCGCCGCCGAATGGCAACGGCAGCGCGACGGACGCGCCCACGTCGAGCGCCTGGACGTCGATCACGACGGCGCGGACGAGGTGATCCTCAAGAACGATCACCTCTATGCCGTGCTCGCGCCGGATCACGGAGGCCGCCTCGTTTATCTGTTCGACCTGACGGCGGAGGGCGGGCGGCTCGTCGTCGGCAACCCGGCGGACGACTGGAACTGGCAGGAGGAGCAGAACCGCTACATGGAAATACCCTCGAACCACCCGGGCGCCTTCGCCGACGCCGGGCACGAAAAGGACCCTTACCGGGTGCTCGCGGCGTTCACGCGGGAGGGCGGCGTCGAGGTTCAGCTCGTCCATCACGAGCCCGAGAGCCCGCTCGCCGGGGCGCTCAAGGTCTTTCGTTTGGCCGCGGACGCGCGGCGGATCGACGTCTCGTACGTGCTCCCGCGCGCGCCCGAGCGTTTCGGCGTCGGTGTCGCTCTTTCACCCGATTATCTGTCGCTGCTACACGAAGGAGGACGGGCGCTTCGGCCCATGAAGCGGAACGCGACGCGAGGGTGGCGCAACCGGACGGCCTCGGTATGGGTCCACATCCCGCCGGGCGAGCCGGTGATGTGGGATCGACCCGAGCGCCCGGCGTGTGGACACGGCATGCTCCTGCGAGCGACGGCCTACGGCCGCTCCTTCGGCCTGTCGCTCGGCGTGGGCGCGATGCCTTCGCGGCGCGACGCCGCGCGGGCACGGCGAGAGCCGCGGCGTATCGAGGCGATCGGCGAGGCGCTCATGGCCTACGACCTGGGCCTCTGGGAATCGGTGCGGCCCCTGCCAGGGGCCAAGAACGACCATTACGAGATCACCACGAACCGCGGGCGGTACGTCCTCCGGCGGTCCCGGCCCACGAAGACGCTCGAGGCCCTGCGCTTCGAGCACGAGCTGATGTCCTTTTTGCGCTCCCGCGGTCTGCCGGTCCCGGCGATCGTGCCCCCCGCGGCCGGAGGTACATGGGTGGTCGTGGAGGATCACCTGTATCGCGTCACGGCCTTCGTGCACGGCGCCCCCTACCGGTCCGGCGAGCTCCGAAAGCTCCAGGCGGTCGCGCGCGCGCTCGGCGCCTACCATCAACACGCGGCGGCGTTCCGGCCGTCCGCGCCCTGCCCCGGAGAGCCCTCGCTCGAGGAGGGCTTGCGCGAGCGTATCGCCAGAGGCCCCGCGCGTAGGGCCGACGCTCCCGCGCGCCTCTCCGCGCTGCATTCTCGCGCGCTCGCGCAGGCGGAGGCGACCCTCGTGTCCCTCGCGCCCCTGTATTCGACGCTTCCGCGGCAGCTCATCCACGGGGGATGCCGCCGCGACAGCTTCGTGTTCTCCGGCGACGACCCGTGCGGCCTGCTCGACTTCGACAGCGCGCGTTTCGAGGCGCGCGCGCTCGATCTGGCCGTGGCGATTCACGACTTCGCGAGGATGGAATGCGCGGCGGCGCTGGATCTGGCCGTCGTGGCCGCGTTCGTGGAGGCCTACCAGGCAGTGGAGCCGCTCTCCCCGGTCGAGCTCCACGCGCTACCGCTTTTGCTGAAAGCGAGGCGGCTGAAGCGGCTCCTCGGCCGGTGCGCGCGGCTCTCGGGCTGTGACGCGCCGACGCAGAAGGACATGGCCGAAGCCGAGCAGGAGGCCGCTCGCATTCAATGGCTCGAGAGCCACGAAGCGGAGGTATACGCAGCGCTGGCGAGCCTCAAAGCGGATCGCCGCGGAGCATCGAGAGCAGCACGCGCTTCTCGGTGGCGTCGGTGA
- a CDS encoding ATP-binding protein translates to MPYRSERKRDVAERPEAGPVAEMVRQFADPHAFVRELVQNSIDAGATAIVVRIERAGASVTTVVEDDGAGMDRAVIEGPLLTLFNSSKEGDSSKIGKYGVGFVSVFAVDPEVVEIDTWRAGVSHRVRLFRDHRYELERLAPREGSGTRVSLHQTMDAARFEEHRARIEGALLRWCRYAAVSIELQVVDPDHHEGSGARRIDGPLGVPAPIFVETHRAGEHIVVGPSTGTDRFCATPPAPEDPAWGKATFAGFYNRGLTLFETTEPLLPGLEQVRFRVDSPHLRHTLSRDNVLRDKAFHKAVARVRELVSGSLRRELVSRLARAARDLARAKPPHDEEIVLSYVALLEAACAAPLVLRKDEIVLPLVAPWEGKPVASEEQLFRRKEMFVAPVVDELGLSLAQIGEPVVLAPHPAIVASLSSRGPLPGPLAVEKHWVLWREVSADDVTASDHELCLGLQKALRGAGMRVDRVAFARPNTYVSAPCVLVQGDVRCVGVGAWLCRIAFAERGWAEEKVRGGLLLHVHDEVVIAARERARDDTFVAAHLLARVLLLSRQDPAGKISDSLIEASAKVIA, encoded by the coding sequence GTGCCGTATCGTTCCGAGCGCAAGCGCGACGTGGCCGAGAGGCCCGAGGCTGGGCCCGTGGCCGAGATGGTCCGGCAGTTCGCCGATCCTCATGCGTTCGTCCGTGAGCTCGTGCAGAACAGCATCGACGCGGGGGCCACGGCGATCGTCGTGCGGATCGAGCGCGCGGGGGCGAGCGTCACGACCGTCGTCGAGGACGACGGCGCGGGCATGGATCGGGCCGTCATCGAGGGGCCCCTGCTCACCCTGTTCAATTCCTCCAAGGAGGGGGATTCGTCGAAGATCGGCAAGTATGGCGTCGGGTTCGTCAGCGTGTTCGCCGTTGATCCCGAGGTCGTCGAGATCGACACCTGGCGCGCGGGCGTGTCCCATCGGGTGCGGCTCTTTCGCGACCATCGGTACGAGCTCGAGAGGCTCGCGCCGCGCGAGGGGAGCGGGACACGCGTCTCGCTGCATCAGACCATGGACGCGGCGCGGTTCGAGGAGCATCGGGCGCGGATCGAGGGGGCGCTCTTGCGGTGGTGCAGGTACGCGGCCGTCTCCATCGAGCTCCAGGTCGTCGATCCGGATCACCACGAGGGCAGCGGCGCGCGGCGGATCGACGGGCCCCTCGGGGTGCCGGCGCCCATCTTCGTCGAGACGCATCGGGCCGGCGAGCATATCGTCGTCGGGCCCTCGACCGGGACCGATCGGTTCTGCGCGACGCCGCCCGCGCCCGAGGATCCGGCGTGGGGCAAGGCCACGTTCGCGGGGTTTTACAATCGCGGGCTCACCCTGTTCGAGACCACCGAGCCCCTCCTGCCCGGGCTCGAGCAGGTGCGATTCCGGGTCGATAGCCCCCATTTGCGGCATACGTTGAGCCGCGACAACGTGCTCCGGGACAAGGCATTCCACAAAGCCGTCGCGCGCGTGCGGGAGCTCGTCTCGGGGTCGCTCCGGCGGGAGCTCGTCTCGCGGCTCGCGCGTGCGGCGCGGGATCTCGCGCGGGCGAAGCCGCCTCATGACGAGGAGATCGTCCTTTCTTATGTCGCCTTGCTCGAGGCCGCTTGCGCGGCGCCGCTGGTTTTGCGCAAAGACGAGATCGTCTTGCCGCTCGTCGCGCCCTGGGAGGGGAAGCCGGTCGCCTCCGAGGAGCAGCTCTTTCGGCGCAAGGAGATGTTCGTCGCGCCGGTCGTCGATGAGCTCGGCCTTTCGCTCGCGCAGATCGGCGAGCCCGTCGTGCTCGCGCCGCATCCGGCCATCGTCGCCTCGCTCTCTTCACGCGGGCCTTTGCCGGGGCCGCTCGCCGTCGAAAAACATTGGGTGCTCTGGCGCGAGGTTTCGGCGGACGACGTCACGGCGTCCGATCACGAGCTTTGCCTCGGCTTGCAGAAGGCCCTGCGCGGCGCGGGGATGCGCGTCGATCGGGTGGCATTCGCGCGACCGAATACCTATGTCTCCGCGCCTTGTGTCCTCGTCCAGGGCGACGTGCGCTGCGTCGGGGTCGGGGCCTGGTTGTGTCGTATTGCTTTTGCCGAGCGGGGGTGGGCCGAGGAGAAGGTCCGGGGCGGGCTCCTCCTCCACGTGCACGACGAGGTCGTCATCGCCGCGCGCGAGCGGGCCCGGGACGATACGTTCGTCGCGGCGCATTTGCTCGCGCGGGTCCTCCTGCTCTCGCGCCAGGACCCAGCCGGTAAAATCTCCGATTCGCTCATCGAGGCTTCGGCGAAGGTGATTGCATGA
- a CDS encoding DUF4215 domain-containing protein — translation MIRKLMFATAGCALALLAGCSDDVPRPPDNTGGSGGAGGQGGEGGCPTLDVSLTQVYRFTDAYFSVQAKVSPGAQDAYQTLAVIELYNEWTSPHLPPLASGTFDLGAAPNDAYGTCQHCVTVITPDSSEIPTRTFFQTGGTIELTKLDPNDSSIAAGKVENVTLSEVARKEDGTWEAVPGGGCFVIPSWSFDTTPVDGIPCEKAEDCGNTKLQVCSPKTKTCAPYECLFTFDLLCPDGEQCVAQVPSENSIGACYKACTPFASGGCSAGEECIAIDPVQNLGVCRPTGEGAPGEACDEPDVSTGCEVGSICAGVPAACEKTCGFLTQDPGCPEGRVCGLSNVCLAPESGDPAPIGGACQPGWVPYRGCGADGEAFRGLCLSLYPEETVEHCERMCRMGDDDCPAGEYCAGIFSNTNIGICWKTPTCGDGVLDPLNEICDDGNAASGDGCAGDCDTAEFDVLCQSAEPLPLDVDLQSTTEGGSTGYGGSCELYIVVPSKTFSFDVPGPGRLSLRLTSDVDLDLLVLGDCADPSGSELACKSTALSTEELELDFATAPSGPVMIVVRGHAIPDVGPFTLRAAFTPAVCGDGVAVGPEACDDGNTMQDEGFCSADCLSPDWPAVCNGLAALSTSAPNVGDTLSAPDLNNTDGYCTFSTGGEVMYRYVAPKDGTLKLHVDESSENFALYVLDGCGAATEATLLSCSNTGWPPNSVEDLALPLVAGKEVTVVVDTIPPAKGGPFSLQATFE, via the coding sequence ATGATTCGTAAGCTTATGTTTGCCACGGCAGGGTGCGCGCTGGCGCTCCTCGCGGGTTGCTCGGACGACGTCCCGAGGCCGCCGGACAACACGGGCGGCTCGGGCGGCGCCGGCGGACAGGGCGGGGAGGGCGGATGCCCCACGCTCGACGTCTCGCTCACGCAGGTGTATCGCTTTACGGACGCCTATTTCTCCGTGCAGGCGAAGGTATCGCCCGGGGCCCAGGATGCATACCAGACGCTCGCCGTGATCGAGCTCTACAACGAGTGGACGTCCCCGCATTTGCCTCCGCTCGCGTCCGGCACCTTCGATCTCGGGGCGGCGCCGAACGACGCTTACGGGACCTGCCAGCATTGCGTCACGGTGATCACGCCGGATTCGAGCGAGATCCCGACGCGCACGTTTTTCCAGACGGGCGGCACGATCGAGCTCACGAAGCTCGATCCGAACGACTCGAGCATCGCGGCCGGCAAGGTCGAGAACGTCACGCTCTCCGAGGTCGCGCGGAAGGAGGATGGGACGTGGGAAGCCGTGCCCGGGGGCGGCTGCTTCGTGATCCCCTCGTGGTCGTTCGACACGACGCCGGTGGACGGCATTCCCTGCGAAAAGGCCGAGGACTGCGGCAACACGAAGCTCCAGGTCTGCTCGCCGAAGACGAAGACATGCGCGCCGTACGAGTGCCTCTTCACGTTCGACCTCCTTTGCCCCGACGGCGAGCAATGTGTCGCGCAGGTGCCCAGCGAGAACTCGATCGGCGCTTGTTACAAGGCGTGCACCCCGTTCGCCTCGGGCGGCTGCTCCGCGGGCGAAGAATGTATCGCCATCGACCCCGTGCAGAACCTCGGCGTCTGCCGTCCGACGGGCGAAGGCGCGCCCGGCGAGGCGTGCGACGAGCCCGACGTCTCGACGGGCTGCGAGGTCGGGAGCATTTGCGCGGGCGTGCCCGCCGCGTGCGAAAAGACCTGTGGTTTCCTCACGCAAGACCCCGGATGCCCCGAAGGACGCGTGTGCGGCCTGTCGAACGTGTGCCTCGCGCCCGAGAGCGGAGATCCGGCGCCGATCGGCGGCGCTTGCCAGCCGGGCTGGGTGCCGTATCGAGGCTGCGGCGCCGACGGCGAGGCGTTCCGCGGCCTCTGCTTGAGCCTCTACCCCGAAGAGACGGTCGAGCATTGCGAGCGCATGTGCCGGATGGGCGACGACGATTGCCCCGCGGGTGAATACTGCGCGGGCATCTTCTCGAATACCAACATCGGCATCTGCTGGAAGACCCCGACCTGCGGCGACGGCGTGCTCGACCCGCTCAACGAAATCTGCGACGACGGCAACGCCGCCTCGGGCGACGGATGCGCGGGCGACTGCGACACGGCCGAGTTCGACGTGCTTTGCCAGTCCGCCGAGCCGCTCCCGCTCGACGTCGACCTCCAGAGCACGACGGAAGGCGGGTCCACGGGGTATGGCGGGAGCTGCGAGCTCTATATCGTGGTGCCCTCGAAGACGTTCTCCTTCGACGTGCCGGGGCCGGGCCGGCTCTCGCTGCGCCTCACGTCGGACGTGGACCTCGATCTGCTCGTGCTCGGCGATTGCGCCGATCCGAGCGGCAGCGAGCTCGCCTGCAAGAGCACGGCCCTTTCGACCGAGGAGCTCGAGCTCGACTTCGCGACCGCGCCGAGCGGCCCCGTGATGATCGTCGTGCGTGGCCACGCGATCCCGGACGTGGGTCCCTTCACGCTGCGCGCGGCCTTCACGCCGGCGGTCTGCGGCGATGGGGTCGCCGTCGGACCCGAGGCCTGTGACGACGGCAATACGATGCAGGACGAGGGCTTCTGCTCGGCCGATTGCCTGAGCCCCGACTGGCCCGCGGTCTGCAATGGCCTCGCGGCGCTCTCCACGTCGGCGCCCAATGTCGGCGACACCCTGAGCGCGCCGGACCTGAACAACACCGACGGGTACTGCACCTTCAGCACCGGCGGCGAGGTGATGTATCGTTATGTCGCGCCGAAGGACGGGACGCTGAAGCTGCACGTCGACGAGTCGAGCGAGAATTTCGCCCTCTACGTGCTCGACGGCTGCGGGGCCGCGACCGAGGCCACGCTGCTTTCGTGTTCGAACACGGGCTGGCCCCCGAACAGCGTCGAGGACCTCGCCTTGCCGCTCGTCGCGGGCAAAGAGGTGACCGTCGTCGTCGATACGATCCCGCCTGCCAAGGGGGGGCCGTTCAGCCTCCAGGCGACGTTCGAGTAA